The Pungitius pungitius chromosome 10, fPunPun2.1, whole genome shotgun sequence genome has a window encoding:
- the LOC119228438 gene encoding hyccin 2-like isoform X2, protein MLGSTRGVVEEWLSEFKSLPEKSIPSYADSLHLKKALVTALYRVIQDTNSELLEPVCHQLFELYRSSEDRLRRFTLQFLPELVWVYLRVTASRDRQSNGCIEALLLGIYNLEIVDKDGNSKLLSFTIPSLSKPSIYHEPSSLGSMALTEGALCQHDLIRVVYSGLHPQRETFTAQNRFEVLCFLMLCYNSAVVYMPLSSYQSVCRMSSRLCVCGFPRQQQKLWREPCNRVLLDPEFMVQMLTGVYHAIYNGEWEMGREALEDILYRAQLELYSQPLLLGNAMKSSLPDNAPDAPRGRKVLQVEVTPTISRISISAITTASIRRHRWKREDGDGMSGGEDSFNINDPDEGFSSGASNSSQPSGTKAGGSMGPRGSLNSSSSIKKAITARLSREKDREKDREREREKEREKEKEREREREKEKEREAVAEVEKQVALSADHQAAVRRHHQRQQSPPASITLEAIHLSPIKKHLSFPVAPALVRTESTASSKSFDCMNLSLNGGGEERDKEEGAPAAGSHRHSTISLKEEHLIRQEDAEDNQSPGAPLTKQSRSPSFNMQIISQV, encoded by the exons TCCTTACCAGAAAAGAGCATCCCCAGCTACGCCGACAGCCTTCATCTGAAGAAGGCCCTAGTGACAGCTCTCTACAGAGTCATCCAGGACACCAACAGCGAG CTGCTGGAGCCTGTCTGCCACCAACTGTTTGAATTGTACCGGAGCTCTGAGGACCGCCTTCGCCGCTTCACCCTGCAGTTCCTGCCCGAGCTGGTGTGGGTATATCTGCGTGTCACAGCCAGCAGGGATCGCCAGAGCAACGGGTGCATTGAGGCCCTCCTGTTGGGCATCTATAACCTG GAGATTGTTGACAAAGATGGCAACAGCAAGCTCCTCTCCTTCACAATCCCTTCTCTGTCCAAACCGTCAATATATCACGAG cCTTCTAGCCTGGGGTCCATGGCATTGACGGAGGGGGCTCTCTGTCAACATGACCTGATCCGTGTGGTGTACAGCGGCCTCCACCCGCAGAGGGAGACCTTCACTGCTCAGAACAG GTTTGAAGTGCTGTGTTTCCTCATGCTCTGCTACAACTCCGCGGTCGTCTACATGCCCCTATCTTCCTATCAGTCGGTCTGCAGGATGAGCTCACG gCTGTGTGTATGCGGCTTCCCCCGGCAGCAGCAGAAGCTCTGGAGGGAACCGTGCAACCGCGTGCTGCTGGACCCTGAGTTTATGGTTCAGATGCTGACTGGTGTGTACCACGCCAT ATACAATGGAGAGTGGGAGATGGGACGGGAAGCTCTGGAGGATATTCTGTACAGAGCCCAGCTGGAGCTCTACTCCCAGCCTCTCTTG CTGGGCAACGCCATGAAGAGCTCACTGCCGGACAACGCGCCGGATGCGCCGCGCGGGCGCAAAGTGCTCCAGGTGGAGGTGACGCCCACCATCAGCCGCATCTCCATCTCAGCCATCACCACTGCCTCCATACGGCGCCACCGCTGGAAGAGAGAGG ACGGCGACGGGATGAGCGGCGGGGAAGATTCGTTCAACATCAACGACCCGGATGAAGGTTTCTCCTCCGGAGCGTCCAACAGCAGCCAGCCCAGCGGCACCAAGGCGGGCGGCAGCATGGGGCCGAGGGGCAGcctgaacagcagcagcagcatcaagaAAGCCATCACAGCACGACTGTCTCGGGAGAAAGATCGGGAGAAAGATCgggagagggaaagggagaaggagagggagaaggagaaggagagggaaagggaaagggaaaaggaaaaagagagggaggcggTGGCGGAGGTGGAAAAACAGGTGGCGTTGTCAGCTGATCACCAGGCTGCGGTGAGGAGGCACCACCAGAGGCAGCAGTCGCCCCCAGCTAGCATCACCTTGGAGGCCATCCACCTGAGCCCCATAAAGAAGCACCTCAGCTTCCCCGTGGCGCCCGCGTTGGTGCGGACTGAGAGCACCGCCTCCAGCAAGTCCTTTGACTGCATGAATCTCAGCCTGAACGGAGGCGGCGAGGAACGAGACAAGGAGGAGGGCGCTCCAGCCGCCGGCTCCCACCGCCACTCCACCATCAGCCTGAAGGAGGAGCACCTGATCAGGCAGGAGGACGCCGAGGACAACCAGTCTCCTGGAGCTCCTCTCACCAAGCAGTCCCGCTCGCCCAGTTTCAACATGCAGATCATATCACAGGTCTAA
- the LOC119228438 gene encoding hyccin 2-like isoform X1 yields the protein MLGSTRGVVEEWLSEFKSLPEKSIPSYADSLHLKKALVTALYRVIQDTNSELLEPVCHQLFELYRSSEDRLRRFTLQFLPELVWVYLRVTASRDRQSNGCIEALLLGIYNLEIVDKDGNSKLLSFTIPSLSKPSIYHEPSSLGSMALTEGALCQHDLIRVVYSGLHPQRETFTAQNRFEVLCFLMLCYNSAVVYMPLSSYQSVCRMSSRLCVCGFPRQQQKLWREPCNRVLLDPEFMVQMLTGVYHAIYNGEWEMGREALEDILYRAQLELYSQPLLLGNAMKSSLPDNAPDAPRGRKVLQVEVTPTISRISISAITTASIRRHRWKREDCFDYSTAADLSLIVNPHSLAQHHRQHRHSQHHPSWEPTTKEDREGRPHSYHYSSSSSIIPPITFEDGDGMSGGEDSFNINDPDEGFSSGASNSSQPSGTKAGGSMGPRGSLNSSSSIKKAITARLSREKDREKDREREREKEREKEKEREREREKEKEREAVAEVEKQVALSADHQAAVRRHHQRQQSPPASITLEAIHLSPIKKHLSFPVAPALVRTESTASSKSFDCMNLSLNGGGEERDKEEGAPAAGSHRHSTISLKEEHLIRQEDAEDNQSPGAPLTKQSRSPSFNMQIISQV from the exons TCCTTACCAGAAAAGAGCATCCCCAGCTACGCCGACAGCCTTCATCTGAAGAAGGCCCTAGTGACAGCTCTCTACAGAGTCATCCAGGACACCAACAGCGAG CTGCTGGAGCCTGTCTGCCACCAACTGTTTGAATTGTACCGGAGCTCTGAGGACCGCCTTCGCCGCTTCACCCTGCAGTTCCTGCCCGAGCTGGTGTGGGTATATCTGCGTGTCACAGCCAGCAGGGATCGCCAGAGCAACGGGTGCATTGAGGCCCTCCTGTTGGGCATCTATAACCTG GAGATTGTTGACAAAGATGGCAACAGCAAGCTCCTCTCCTTCACAATCCCTTCTCTGTCCAAACCGTCAATATATCACGAG cCTTCTAGCCTGGGGTCCATGGCATTGACGGAGGGGGCTCTCTGTCAACATGACCTGATCCGTGTGGTGTACAGCGGCCTCCACCCGCAGAGGGAGACCTTCACTGCTCAGAACAG GTTTGAAGTGCTGTGTTTCCTCATGCTCTGCTACAACTCCGCGGTCGTCTACATGCCCCTATCTTCCTATCAGTCGGTCTGCAGGATGAGCTCACG gCTGTGTGTATGCGGCTTCCCCCGGCAGCAGCAGAAGCTCTGGAGGGAACCGTGCAACCGCGTGCTGCTGGACCCTGAGTTTATGGTTCAGATGCTGACTGGTGTGTACCACGCCAT ATACAATGGAGAGTGGGAGATGGGACGGGAAGCTCTGGAGGATATTCTGTACAGAGCCCAGCTGGAGCTCTACTCCCAGCCTCTCTTG CTGGGCAACGCCATGAAGAGCTCACTGCCGGACAACGCGCCGGATGCGCCGCGCGGGCGCAAAGTGCTCCAGGTGGAGGTGACGCCCACCATCAGCCGCATCTCCATCTCAGCCATCACCACTGCCTCCATACGGCGCCACCGCTGGAAGAGAGAGG ATTGTTTTGACTACTCAACCGCAGCAGATTTGAGCCTCATCGTCAACCCTCATAGCCTCGCCCAGCACCACCGCCAACACCGCCACAGCCAACACCACCCTTCCTGGGAACCCACAACCAAAGAGGATAGAGAAGGGCGGCCTCACAGCTAccactacagcagcagcagcagcatcattccTCCCATCACATTTGAGG ACGGCGACGGGATGAGCGGCGGGGAAGATTCGTTCAACATCAACGACCCGGATGAAGGTTTCTCCTCCGGAGCGTCCAACAGCAGCCAGCCCAGCGGCACCAAGGCGGGCGGCAGCATGGGGCCGAGGGGCAGcctgaacagcagcagcagcatcaagaAAGCCATCACAGCACGACTGTCTCGGGAGAAAGATCGGGAGAAAGATCgggagagggaaagggagaaggagagggagaaggagaaggagagggaaagggaaagggaaaaggaaaaagagagggaggcggTGGCGGAGGTGGAAAAACAGGTGGCGTTGTCAGCTGATCACCAGGCTGCGGTGAGGAGGCACCACCAGAGGCAGCAGTCGCCCCCAGCTAGCATCACCTTGGAGGCCATCCACCTGAGCCCCATAAAGAAGCACCTCAGCTTCCCCGTGGCGCCCGCGTTGGTGCGGACTGAGAGCACCGCCTCCAGCAAGTCCTTTGACTGCATGAATCTCAGCCTGAACGGAGGCGGCGAGGAACGAGACAAGGAGGAGGGCGCTCCAGCCGCCGGCTCCCACCGCCACTCCACCATCAGCCTGAAGGAGGAGCACCTGATCAGGCAGGAGGACGCCGAGGACAACCAGTCTCCTGGAGCTCCTCTCACCAAGCAGTCCCGCTCGCCCAGTTTCAACATGCAGATCATATCACAGGTCTAA
- the trpm2 gene encoding transient receptor potential cation channel subfamily M member 2 — protein MGEAVVKSKQFPTLAIGAVRASKNISPSPSFQRSSSASWIKENILKRECCYFEKGVREDECKCGHSKTDHVDEAIKPDNFTGESWDKHRHVREVPTDAFGGISFGGLGQKTGKYARVSTDTSPEVLYQLLTEQWNLSPPNLLISVTGGAKNFYLRARLESMFHRGLIKVAQTTGAWIITGGTHAGVMKHVGRAVRDHALSSSMQGQIVAIGVATWGIIHNRGALVNPEGCFPANYEMDIEGQGRLSCLDNNHTHFLMVDDGTQGNYGVEIELRSRLEKCITRKRLGNRVSGVTIPVVCVVLDGGPGTLNTIYNAMLNGTPCVILEGSGRIADVIAQVAGLPLSRVTIALIHQLMKRLFGQEYENFSHLKIIEWTKKIQDIIRMSQLLTIFRISEDNHREVDVAILQALLKASRASERLGIESWKRQLELAIAWNRVDLAETEIFTEESQWKSSDLHWALFSALVGDRPRFVSLLLENGVSLNDFLQDEETLCGLYREMPGCVFLRKLAKRVQRSCRSRRKGFHIHMQARPGQGEMISMTHVADEVRHLLGSFTHALYPPPDMSCQFEMLTEETSPSMSMGSQMQLRNDNADAQRDPGRDLFLWAVVQNNKELAEIAWELCTDSVSAALAASKILKTMAEEGSDADEAEDMRELASHYEDHAMGVFSECQNSDEERARKLLVRVSPSWGRTTCLRLALEADDKSFVAQSGVQALLTQIWCGGLSVENPVWRVLICMVFFPLIYTGFLVFRRDEVIHRKAEKMEEIKSVETVTRSTLRTKSRKLDPSGPKPLKPLSCWCRLVQLYSSPQVKFYWSIVSHFAFLFLYAVVLMIDFQATPSAGELLLYVWLLSLVCEEVRQVFYDPDGFGFHKKAKMYINDLWNILDVLSIILFALGLTFRLTTELFYAGKILLCIDFVVFCLRFMAIFTISRTLGPKIIIVRKMMTDMFFFMFLLSIWVVAYGVAKQGILIHNDNRLDWIVRGAIYEPYLTIFGNFPTNMDYAAFDLDSCSMNGTDPLKPKCPVLSENLTPAFPEWLTIIMLCVYLLFANILLLNLLIAIFNFTFQTVQDNTDRIWKFQRYELIKEYHSRPAAPPPFIIFSHFYLFVRNVLLSRGRIASEKFKCVLPQKEEEELLSWEALMKDRYLLSTQQEKNQSMERRILDTSQKVTTITDRLEREEETGSDAVVQRLARLEEQVCQSAKALQWIVDSLKSQGFAAKEAQPPTWSVADESPETLTDPSEKEDRNHVKARELHYPNSKLARFPVPEEKVPWEISFSSYKPTYYASEDGGDHVDGSESEALDNYRNPRGRTGLRGRGALSRLGPNRSAELVLTRIQEGQRSVLEYMAVWDERQGTLTLPGGALQSADHLPVALERTIGRTMYEKLNAKVSEGIKVFEGYVDDCRNTDNAWVEITVLNIHLESTSRFAANIDSMVASSNGALQWQEVLQSFFSLLPSKRMLFIFGFLN, from the exons ATGGGGGAAGCTGTGGTTAAGTCCAAGCAGTTTCCTACTTTGGCAATCGGAGCAGTCAGAGCTTCGAAGAACATTTCTCCCTCGCCTTCTTTTCAGCGATCCTCCTCCGCGTCCTGGATCAAGGAGAACATCCTTAAGAGGGAATGCTGCTACTTCGAAAAAGGTGTCAG AGAGGATGAATGCAAGTGTGGCCACTCAAAGACCGATCATGTGGATGAAGCTATCAAGCCGGATAATTTCACAGGCGAGTCTTgggacaaacacagacatgtgcGAGAAGTTCCCACGGATGCTTTTGGAGGCATCAGCTTCGGTGGTTTGGGACAGAAGACTGGCAAG TATGCACGAGTGTCCACCGACACGAGCCCGGAGGTCCTGTACCAGTTATTGACCGAGCAGTGGAACCTTTCCCCTCCCAACCTGCTGATCTCAGTGACCGGAGGAGCCAAGAACTTCTATCTCAGGGCTCGTCTCGAGAGCATGTTCCACAGAGGTCTCATCAAGGTGGCGCAGACAACAG GAGCGTGGATCATCACTGGGGGTACGCACGCAGGTGTGATGAAGCATGTGGGGCGGGCCGTGAGGGACCACGCCCTGAGCAGCTCCATGCAGGGCCAGATTGTGGCTATCGGAGTTGCGACGTGGGGAATAATTCACAACAGGGGCGCTTTAGTGAATCCAGAG GGTTGTTTCCCAGCCAATTACGAGATGGACATCGAGGGCCAGGGCCGACTCTCTTGTCTTGATAACAACCACACCCACTTCCTGATGGTGGATGATGGGACCCAAGGGAACTACGGAGTGGAGATTGAATTGCGTAGCCGTCTGGAGAAATGCATCACCAGAAAGCGGCTCGGAAACAGAG TGAGTGGCGTCACAAtccctgtggtgtgtgtggttttggatGGAGGACCAGGCACCCTAAAT ACCATTTATAACGCCATGCTCAACGGGACACCGTGTGTGATCTTGGAGGGCTCTGGGAGAATAGCTGATGTGATTGCCCAAGTGGCAGGATTGCCATTGTCCCGGGTCACCATCGCCCTCATTCACCAGTTAATGAAAAGGTTATTTGGCCAAGAGTATGAAAACTTCTCCCACCTCAAGATCATAGAATGGACCAAGAAG ATTCAGGACATCATCCGGATGTCTCAATTGCTGACGATATTCAGAATAAGTGAGGATAATCACAGAGAGGTGGATGTGGCTATACTCCAAGCCCTGCTCAAAG CTTCGAGGGCCAGCGAGAGACTGGGAATTGAGAGCTGGAAAAGGCAGCTGGAGCTGGCTATAGCCTGGAACCGGGTGGACTTAGCTGAGACGGAGATTTTCACTGAGGAGAGCCAGTGGAAG TCCAGCGACCTCCACTGGGCTTTGTTCTCGGCCCTAGTCGGAGACAGGCCTCGGTTTGTCAGTCTGCTGCTGGAGAACGGCGTGAGCCTGAACGACTTCCTGCAGGACGAGGAGACTCTGTGCGGCCTCTACAGAGAGATGCCCGGCTGCGTCTTCCTCCGCAAGCTGGCCAAGCGCGTCCAGAGATCCTGCCGCAGCAGGAGGAAGGGGTTCCACATCCACATGCAAGCTCGCCCGGGTCAAGGTGAAATGATCTCCATGACTCATGTGGCTGACGAGGTGCGCCACCTGCTGGGCAGTTTCACCCACGCCCTCTACCCTCCCCCTGACATGTCCTGCCAGTTCGAAATGCTTACAGAGGAAACGTCTCCATCA ATGTCAATGGGTTCTCAAATGCAACTCAGAAACGACAATGCGGATGCACAGAGGGACCCCGGCAGAGACCTTTTCCTGTGGGCTGTGGTCCAGAACAACAAAGAGCTGGCTGAAATTGCCTGGGAGCTG TGCACAGACTCTGTGTCCGCCGCTCTGGCCGCCAGTAAGATCCTGAAGACGATGGCCGAGGAGGGAAGTGATGCGGACGAGGCAGAGGACATGCGGGAGCTCGCCAGTCACTACGAGGATCACGCCATGG GTGTGTTCAGCGAGTGCCAAAACAGCGATGAAGAGCGGGCCCGTAAGCTGTTGGTTCGCGTGTCTCCGTCTTGGGGAAGGACCACGTGCCTGAGGTTGGCACTGGAGGCTGACGATAAGAGCTTTGTAGCTCAGTCGGGCGTTCAG gCTCTTCTGACGCAGATCTGGTGCGGTGGGCTTTCAGTGGAAAATCCTGTGTGGAGGGTACTGATCTGCATGGTCTTCTTCCCACTCATCTACACCGGCTTTCTGGTGTTCAG ACGTGATGAAGTCATTCACAGAAAAGCCGAAAAGATGGAGGAGATCAAGTCAGTGGAGACGGTAACAAGAAGTACGCTACGAACAAAATCTCGCAAACT TGACCCCTCCGGCCCGAAGCCCCTGAAGCCTCTGAGCTGCTGGTGCCGGCTAGTCCAACTGTACAGCTCTCCACAGGTCAAGTTTTACTGGAGTATCGTGTCTCACTTTGCCTTCCTCTTCCTGTATGCTGTGGTGCTGATGATTGACTTCCAGGCTACGCCCTCTGCTGGGGAGCTGCTGCTTTACGTGTGGCTGCTCTCACTGGTGTGCGAGGAGGTCAGGCAG GTGTTTTATGATCCTGATGGTTTTGGGTTTCATAAGAAAGCCAAGATGTACATCAACGACCTGTGGAATATTTTAGATGTTCTGTCCATCATTCTCTTTGCTCTTGGCCTCACATTTCG GCTGACAACTGAGCTGTTCTATGCGGGTAAAATCCTCCTCTGCATCGACTTTGTGGTCTTCTGCCTCCGCTTCATGGCCATCTTCACTATCAGCAGAACCCTGGGACCCAAAATCATAATAGTCAGGAAGATG ATGACGGATATGTTCTTCTTCATGTTCCTGCTGAGTATCTGGGTGGTGGCGTACGGAGTGGCCAAACAGGGCATCCTCATCCACAACGACAACCGGCTGGACTGGATTGTCCGCGGGGCAATATATGAGCCGTACCTCACCATATTTGGGAATTTCCCCACAAATATGGACT ACGCTGCGTTCGACTTGGACTCCTGCAGCATGAATGGCACGGATCCTCTGAAGCCAAAGTGTCCTGTGCTGAGTGAAAACCTAACGCCGGCCTTCCCCGAGTGGCTCACCATTATCATGCTGTGTGTCTACTTGCTCTTTGCCAACATACTGCTGCTCAACTTGCTCATCGCCATCTTCAA CTTTACGTTCCAGACAGTTCAGGACAACACAGACAGAATTTGGAAGTTTCAAAGATACGAGCTGATCAAGGAGTACCACAGCCGCCCTGccgcccctcctcctttcatcaTCTTCAGCCATTTTTACCTCTTTGTTCGCAACGTGTTGCTGAGCAGGGGCCGAATCGCAAGCGAGAAGTTTA agtgcGTGTTACctcagaaggaggaagaggagctgttGTCCTGGGAGGCCCTGATGAAGGACAGATACCTGCTGTCcacacagcaggagaagaaccAGAGCATGGAGCGACGCATCCTGGACACATCTCAAAA GGTCACCACCATAACCGATCGGctggagagggaagaggagacgggTTCCGATGCCGTGGTGCAAAGACTGGCTCGACTAGAGGAGCAG GTCTGCCAGTCAGCCAAAGCCCTGCAGTGGATTGTGGACAGTTTGAAAAGTCAGGGTTTTGCAGCAAAAGAAGCACAACCGCCAA CTTGGAGTGTAGCAGACGAGTCCCCGGAGACTCTGACAGATCCATCAGAGAAAGAGGACAGAAACCATGTGAAAGCCCGTGAGCTCCACTATCCCAACAGCAAACTCGCACGCTTTCCTGTGCCTGAGGAGAAGGTGCCATGGGAG attagCTTCAGCTCATACAAGCCGACTTATTATGCTTCTGAAGACGGTGGAGACCACGTGGATGG ATCAGAGTCAGAAGCCTTAGATAACTACAG AAACCCGAGAGGAAGGACTGGCCTAAGGGGACGAGGGGCACTAAGCCGCCTCGGTCCAAATCGAAGTGCAGAGCTTGTGCTTACACG caTTCAAGAAGGCCAAAGATCGGTTTTGGAGTACATGGCGGTTTGGGATGAGAGACAGGGAACCTTAACTTTACCTGGA GGGGCGCTCCAGTCGGCCGACCACTTGCCAGTGGCTCTTGAGAGAACCATTGGGAGAACGATGTATGAAAAACTAAATGCTAAAGTTTCTGAGGGAATAAAG gTGTTTGAGGGTTACGTGGATGACTGCAGGAACACGGATAACGCCTGGGTGGAAATCACCGTGCTAAACATTCACCTGGAGAGCACGAGCCGGTTTGCCGCTAACATCGACAGTATG GTGGCGAGCAGCAATGGCGCCCTTCAGTGGCAGGAG GTCCTGCAGTCCTTCTTCAGTCTTCTTCCTTCAAAGagaatgctttttatttttggctTTTTAAACTGA